Proteins encoded by one window of Dehalococcoidia bacterium:
- a CDS encoding class I SAM-dependent methyltransferase, with amino-acid sequence MTPASSDLDRVRRAWDRLGRSDPYGAVLSAPGKRGNRWDHDQFFATGRRQVEALLQRLDDEGISFRRGRALDFGCGLGRLTQALAEHFDSVVGVDIAPSMIEGAERYNRYPGRVTYLLNEAPDLRGLEAASFDFAVSYVTLQHMKPSLALGYVAEIVRLLAPEGVAVLQAPSRAARTPAGLLTALLPSSLRARLRGMEMHAISPADFEAEVMAAGASVIRAWRDDATGKRWLSHTYVVRK; translated from the coding sequence ATGACGCCAGCGTCTTCCGACCTCGACCGCGTGCGCCGCGCCTGGGACCGCCTCGGCCGCTCCGACCCCTACGGGGCCGTTCTCTCCGCTCCCGGCAAGCGCGGCAACCGCTGGGACCACGACCAGTTCTTCGCGACCGGCCGGCGCCAGGTCGAAGCCCTCCTCCAGCGTCTGGATGACGAAGGGATCAGCTTCCGTCGCGGCCGCGCCCTGGACTTCGGTTGCGGCCTTGGCCGCCTCACGCAAGCCCTCGCCGAGCACTTCGACTCCGTCGTCGGCGTCGACATTGCGCCCTCCATGATCGAAGGAGCCGAACGCTACAACCGTTACCCTGGCCGCGTTACTTATCTCCTCAACGAGGCGCCCGACCTCCGCGGCCTGGAGGCCGCTAGTTTCGACTTCGCCGTCTCTTATGTCACGTTACAGCACATGAAGCCGTCCCTTGCCCTGGGCTACGTCGCCGAAATCGTGCGCCTCCTCGCGCCCGAAGGCGTAGCCGTGCTCCAGGCGCCATCCCGCGCGGCGCGCACCCCGGCCGGCCTGCTCACGGCCCTCCTGCCGTCGTCCCTCCGGGCGCGCCTGCGTGGCATGGAGATGCACGCAATCTCCCCGGCTGATTTCGAGGCCGAAGTCATGGCCGCCGGCGCCTCGGTCATCCGCGCCTGGCGAGACGACGCCACGGGAAAGCGCTGGCTTAGTCACACTTACGTTGTCCGTAAGTAG